The DNA region AAGGGCAGAAGCACAGGCAAAACAACGGATATGAGCGTTCTTACCGAGCAGAACGATCTGAGGGCTGTTCTGAATCATGTGAAAAGCTCACCGCAGACAGGTGATATTTATTTGTACGGTGAAAGTCAGGGCGGATTCGTTTCGGCAATAACTGCGCCTGATATACCCGATATCGCAGGACTTTTCCTTGTTTATCCCGCTTTTGTTATCCCTCATGACTGGTTAAGCAGAGATGAGAGCACCATGCAGGGCGAGTTTGAATTCATGGGTGTAAAAATCTCAAAAACATACTATGACGGCATACCTAGATACGATGTTTTCGCTAAGGCTTCAGAATTTAAGAAGCCTGTAAAAATATGGCACGGCGGCGCAGACCCTGTGGTTGATCCCGAATACTCTCTCAAACTTGTGAAAAGCTATGAAAAATGTGAACTTAAGGTGATAAGCGGTCTTGTACACTGGTTCCCGCCCGAACTGCGTGCTGATATCGCAGAAGAGATAGTTCGTTCTATAAAAGCATAAAACAAGGCTGTGTTCCTTTTTGGATAACACAGCCTTGCTTTTATTTGGAATTTTTTATGATATTACTTCATTGTGGCAAGCAAACCGTCTATATTCAGAGAACCATTCAGTTCAGCAGTCTTCTTATCATAATCTACAAAGAATTCAGCGTAGTTTACTGATTTGCCTGTACTCTCATTTGTTAAGGATACTGTGATAGTCTCAGTCTTCTTACCTGAGATATCCATTGTTATCGCACCACCTGCAACAGTTTCGCCGTTGGATATGGTCTGAGTATAACGTCTATTTCCGTTTACATAGCCATCGAGTGTAAATTCACCGCTAAGACCGTCAGGCATAGGAATGCTGATCGTCAGATCAACGGGATCCGACACGCCTGTGGAAATATAGATCCTTATCTCTGAATCTTTCTCAACTATACGATCCGACTCAAAATCCTGATCGATAACCATACCCTTATCGCCGTCATGAGGCAAATCAACAACTTTGGCTTTTAGATCGTTCTCTTCCAGAAGTTTGATAGCACTTTCTTTGTTCAGACCAATAACGTTAGGTACCTTGACTTTAGTATCCAGCGGACCCTTGCTGATGTAAAGTGTAACTGCACCTTCGAGAGCAAATTCAGTACCTGCTGCAGGTTCTGTGCCAATAGCTATACCTTCAGCAACATTATCATCGTATTTGCTTCTCAGAACGACTGTGAAGCCGGCAGCTCTAAGTTCGCTCTCTGCAACTTCGGATTCAAAACCAGAAACATCAGGGATAACTGTCAACTGCTTGCCGCGGCTTACCTTAAGAGTGATAGTGAAACCTTCCTTAACGTTCTTACCTGCTGTCTGGCTCTGCCAGAAGATGATACCCTCTTCGTAATCATTATTGTACTCATCCTGAACCTCGATATTTAGCTTATCTCCCCAATCCTGCTGTACCTGATCTATATTTTTGCCAACTAAGTTTGGGAGGACAACAGTGTTATTTCTGCCGCTTACTCTAAGAATGACTTTATCATAGCTGTTTATCGGTTCTCCGGGTTCAGGGCTCTGCCAGAAGATAATACCGTCATCATAATCAGGATTGTTTTCATATGCGATAACCACATCGGGTAAATAATCATAATCCTGATCTAAACTATCAATATTTTCTCCTATCAAATCAGGCATAGTAACATTGTCGTCGTTCTCTGCTGATGTAGTCTTTTCATCTGCGGAAGTATTCTCCGTCTTTGACGAAGCGGGACTATCGGTATTGATCTTTTTCCCGAAAAGCATGGTTGATGTTACTGCACCAGCCGCCAGCACTGCGATACAAGCTGCTATTGCTCCGCCGCGGTGTATCCTCAGCTTACCGTTAGAAGTGGTTATATTTTTATCCGTTTTGTTCTCTGGGATATTTTTATGTCCCTTTATGATACCGTTCGTATTATTCATTTTGAATCCTGCCTTTCCCATTACGGAGGAGAGAATACGTTCTTTGGCATCATCAGGTATCTGAGCATCTTTGCCGAAATCAGCGAACTCGTCACGAAGGATATCAGCGTCACTGTCAGATGCACGATAGCCTAAGTTTTTCAATCTGTTCTTCATCATTCTCTGCCCTCCAATATCTTTTTTAGTTTTTTCAGACCGCGGGATATTCTCATGTTTACCGTGCCTTTGCTCATGTGGAGCTCTTTGGCAATGTCAATGTTCTTCTGACCGAAATAGTACTTGCGTATAAATATTGTGCTGTCAGGTTCGCCAAGCTCTTTTACTGCTTCAAGCAGTTCCCTGCTCTCATCCTTATCATCGGCAATGCAGTTTTCAAGCTCATCGTAATCTACCGTATCTATGCATTTGCTTTTTTTGCGGAATACATCAATACAATGCCGCTTTGCTATAACACCCAAAATAGCTTGTACCGAACGGAATTTGAAGCCGTTATCCACCCCTGCATTGTAAAATGCAAGAAAAACATCGCTGACAGCTTCCTCGATATCCTCATTTGTGCATACATCATAAAGACGTGTGCAGGCTATCTTATATACATATGCGCTGTATTGTCTGACAGTCTGTTCAAGCCCTCGCTCGTGATCGGACTGCAACAAGATCAGAAGTTCATTGTCATTCATATGAATACCTCACTATTGAAACGTTTCAATATATACAGTCGAAACTAATGGTGAAAAAGTAACGGTGTCGGGAAATAAAATATGTAAATAATTTATTAACACAGATAAATACTGAAATTGCCCAACTCATAGATTATACCATAATCCAACAAAAAATGTCAATTATAATCATCACTCAACTTGTGGAGATTTATTCAATTTTCACGGGCAAAAGTTATACCATAATAAATGATCAGATGATATAATTATACTTGATAAATTCTTTATTTACCGATCATAATTAGGAGTGATATCATGGGATACGAAAGAATAAGCGATGCAAATATAATCAACGAAAAGTATATGGACTCCATACTATTTGAGGAACGGCTGATTGATTCTATTGCAGCGGACACCGAAATGGAATTCTTAGGCGAGAAATTTTCAATGCCGATATTTATGCCAGCATTTTCGCACCTCAGTAATTTCGGAGGACGTGAACTTACAGGTCTGGAGGAATATTCCCTTGCGGCAAAAGAACTCAATGTGCTGAATTTTGTGGGCATGGTTGAGAATGATATGTTTGAGAAGATAGTAAACACAGGTGCTAAGACGGTTCGTATAGTTAAGCCCTACGCCGATAACGGCAAGGTACGCGACCAGATGCAGTTTGCCGAAGCTCACGGGGCTTTTGGCATCGGAATGGATATAGACCACATTTTTGGTACAAGCGGATACGATATCTGCATGGGCGAAAATATGACAGCGCAAAGTGCAGATTTGCTTCGTTCCTATGTTGAGTCTTCAAAGCTTCCGTTTATTGTAAAGGGCGTGCTTAGTGTACGCGATGCTTTGCTGTGTGCTGATATCGGAGCAAAGGCGATAATAGTCAGCCACCATCACGGCAGACTTCCCTATGCAGTACCGCCTATGATGATACTTCCCGAGATAAAAGAAGCCCTCAAAGGCAGAGATGTTCGTATAATAGTTGACTGCGGTATCGCAAGCGGTTCGGATGTCTACAAGGCTATTGCTCTTGGTGCTGACGCTGCTGCGGTAGGCAGAGCAATACTTCCGTCACTAGAGAAAGATGGAACAGAGGGTGTAAAAGCCTGCTTCTCCAATATCCGAGACGAACTGAGATACGTCATGAGCTTTACGGGATTCTCGAAAGTAAGAGATATCGATGGTTCTGCACTTAGATTCACAAGATAAAACAAAGACCTCTTTGGCACCACCCAAAGAGGTCTTATTCATGTTATATAAACTCAATAAATGATATCACAATACCTTGTAAAGCCCATTTAACTGCCCCTTTAAATAGGCAAGATATTTCAGATACTCCTCATCCGTATTCAGATGTTCAAGTATCATCGGCATATCGCTGTCGATCTTATCCATAGCCTCTGCGTAATATCTCAGCGGAAATTCTCCCTGACCGGGAGCAAACTCTTCAAGTTGAATGGTATACTCCTGTTTAAGGTGAACATCTTTCAAATGACAGCTTCTTATTTTACTACCCAGAAGTTCAGCGCACTCATCAATGAATTCTTCCATGCCAAAATATCTCTCGGCTGAATTTATCATATTAATAGCATCAAGATGAACTGCAAATCTGTCACGGTCTACCATTTCGATAAGACGGAGATACTGTTTTGGGCTGGTTGGTATCATCCATGGCATTGGTTCAATGGTGAAGTATGTATCCTTCACATTAGCTGTATCGATGATGTACTGTATCATAGATACAGTTTGCTTCCAAGCTTCGTCGGTGAAATTAGCCTTGTATCCGCCGTCCCAGCGTTCTCCGAAAGCACCTGCCACATTCACCGCACACCTTGCTCCAAGATAATCTGCAAGCCTTAACTGTTCAACACAGTAGTCGAGATTTTTACGTCTCTCCTGCTCATTAGCAGCGAGAGCATTTCTCCAAATTCCCACCTCTGCTATCATGAGCCCGTTTTTTTCAGCCGCATTTTTATATTCATCGATGCGGTCTAAAGGTTCATTGCTCTGAACGGGAAAAACCACTGCGGAACACCCTAACACGCAGTGATTTTTTGCCCATTCATCAGCAGAAGAATGTCTGAGAGGCGACGATGTACCAAGTCTCATAGTCCATCCTCCTGTCAGATTATTTCAGCATAGCTGCAATGTCAGCAGCTATTTTCTCGGGTGTGATACCCAGATTGTCAAGCAGCTCATTGGCATTATACCTGTCATAGAACTCCTTGCACATTCCATAGCATCTGACATTTACATCGCTGCTGCCGAAATATGCAGCGATCTTCTGTCCGAAACCGCCGTCGAGAGAACCATCCTCCAGTGTGATGACAACCTTGCAGTTCTCTTTGAGAGTATCCAGCATCGGCGTATCAAGACCTGTTACGAATCTTGGATTTATCAGTGCAGCGTTTATCCCCTGCTGTGAAAGTATGTCAACAGCCTTTTCGCCTATCTGATAAAAACCTCCAACTGCGATAATAGCTGCTCCGTCACCATGCTTTACGAGTTCAGCCTTGTTCAGTTCACTGTAATCAGTGGGAATTTCCCTGTCGGTATGTACAACGCCGTTTCCGGGAACACGTATAGCCACAGGATATGAGTCCTGCTCAACTGCCCAGTCAAGCATTGCAATATACTCTTCTGCACAGGTTGGCGCAAGGTACGCAAGTCCGGGGATATTCGATATCATCGGGATATCATATATACCGATATGTGTAACATCACTCATACCGTATACCGAAGCTGAGAATACAAGGAATGTAACAGCAGAACTGTTAAGACAAACGTCCTGCATTATCTGGTCGTATGTTCTCTGCATAAATGTGCTGTTTACACCGAACACGGGCTTACCGCCGTTCTTTGCTATACCCGAAGCAAGAGCGACCGCAGTTTCTTCTGCTATGCCAACATCGAAAAACTGATTTTTGTACTTCTCGCGCAACTTCTCGTCAAATCCAAACACCATAGGAGTTGCCGCAGTTATTGCGCAAACTGACTTGTCCTTATCCATCTTTTTGGTAAGATAATCAGCTGTCAGTGAACCGTAGTTTTCGCCGCCGCCCCAATTAACAGTAGATTTACCGGTTTCGGGGTCAAAGGGCATTGACCAGTGCCAGTGCTCCTTATTGTTTTCAGCAATCGTATAGCCCTTGCCCTTCTTGGTGACAATATGTACCACAACAGGCTTTGTAGAATCTTTTACACCCTTAAAAGCTTCTATAAGCTGTTCGATATCATTACCGTCTGCCACGAAAACATAATCCAACCCCATAGCTGTAAACAGATTTGTTTCAGCCTTACCATTGCCTTCGCGCAGAGCTTTAAGATTTTTGTACATACCGCCGTGATTCTCGGCGATGGACATATCATTATCATTCACCACAATGATAAAATTGGTGTCCATCTCCCCTGCGAAGTCTATACCCTCCAGAGCTTCGCCGCCGCTGAGAGAACCGTCACCGATAACTGCGATTATATTTTCCTTTCCACCTGTAAGGTCTCTGCCCTTAGCAAGACCTGCAGCAAGGCTCACCGAAGTAGATGTATGACCAACATTGAAGAAATCGTGGGCGCTTTCTTCAGGGTTAGTATAACCTGAAACATCTCCGAAGTGCGCATCATCTGTGTAAGCCAGCTTTCTTCCTGTGAGTATCTTGTGAGGATAGCACTGATGAGATACGTCAAATACGAACTTATCCTTCGGAGAATCAAAAACATAATGCATAGCTATCGTTGTTTCAACTATACCGAAGTTAGGACCGAAATGTCCGCCGCGCTTGGAAAGACGATTCATCATAGCATCTCTGATGTCCTGTGCAAGTCCTTTCAGTTCGGCGATATCCAGCTTTTTAACGTCCTCGGGAGAGTTTACCCTGTCAAGTATCTCGTACATATGCAATACCTCTCAGTTCATATAATAATACAATTCTCATTTGTCGTTCTGCTGTAATATTGTAGCACAATCACTTATTTAAAAACTATAATATTTTGTCAGAAAAATTGTATAAACCTATAGAAGCAACCTTAATATGTTGAATAAAGAAAACTCAGTATAAAAACAGGAAGATACCATAAAAGAGTATCTTCCCGGATATTATAGCTATTATCAAGCTGCTCTGAGTTACTTTAAAAGGCGTATCGTGAAATTATCTAAGCAAGTCTTCAAGTATAACAGCTGCATCGGTCACACAGCCTCGGCAAGTTCTTAGTACCTTGCCCGTACCAATACCTTTAAGCTCATGACACATCAGCGAAGAGTTCATTTGCGTGAAACGCATCTCAAGTTCGGATATCTTCTTTAAAGCTTCTTCCTCACCGAATTTCTTTTTAAGAACGTGTTCTGCTGCAAGGACGGCACCGCATTTGCCCATCTTTCCGCCTGCATAACGCATTGCAGCTTCCCAAGCTTCATCGATAGTAATTCCTGCATCATCTATGAAAGCATTCAAAACTGCGCTTGAACAGCTCTGACCATTCTTGTGGTTCTCTATCGCCAGATCACTTTTATTATTCATCTCTTTCCTCCATGCAAAGACCGCAGAGTTACGTCTGCGGTCATAAAATTCATTATCTGTTCAGCGGAAGTACCGAGTTCTTTATAACAAGGTCACCCTCGATGGTACGCATACGGTATATGGTACTGGGGTCGTTCAGACGCTGTATAAGAGTATTGACAGTCAGCTCAGCCATATACTCAGCATCGATGCTGATAGTGGTTATCGTCGGATCGCTGACTTCGGAGATGAGGTAGTTATCGTATCCAACTACAGATACGTCTTCGGGTACTGAATACCCATGCTCACGAAGCTGCTTGATGGTCTGGAAAGCGACCTCGTCACAGTTGCAGACAAAAGCAGTAGGCATATCATCGGGGAAGACAAGATCGATAGGATCTGAATACTTGTCTCTGTCATCGATGATCCAGTCATCGCGTATTTCAAGGTCATGCTCAATAAGCGCTTTGAGATATCCCATGTATCTGTCGAATATACTGGATGTAGCTTTCTTGGATCCGATAAAGCCGATACGTCTGTGACCAAGGCTTATGAGATAATTTGCAAGCTTATATCCACCGTTATAGCCGTTGGTAACGATGGAGTCAACTTTAAGCCCGGGGACATAGTAGTCCAGAAGAATAAGATGCTCAACATTTTCCGAAAGATTCTGAGCATACACATGGGAAATTTCACCCAACGAGATAAGAGCAGAGATCTTTCTGTCTGTTACGATATTAGGCAGTACCAGATTTTCCTCGTCCTTGTATTCAAGGTTCTCGATGACACAGTACAGATTTTCTCTTTTCAGTCTTTGTACAAGGCTGTTGTACAGTGTCCAGTAGAAAGAGCCGCTTAGTCCCACATATTTTTCGGGTATGAGGACACCGATATTGCTCTTCTTGCGTGATGTCACAGTCTTGGAGGGCACATAGCCCATTTCTTCAGCTACCTGTTTGATCTTAGCTCTCAGCTCATCGCTAACACCGCTCTTATCAGCAAGGGCCTTTGAAACGGTAACATTGCTGGTGTTACAGGCTTTAGCGATATCTATCAGGGTAACAGGTTTTTTCATTGTTATCACTCCTTTGATTGTTATAACTTAATATTAACTTTATTATAAACAATTTTCGTCAATTTGTCAAGAGTTTTCTTTAAATTTGATAAAAATAATGTAAATTCTGAATGGCGAGTTGTATTGTCAGAAAGGAAAAAGCGGTAAAACGGCGTGTTTACGAGGTTAATGAAATTGTTAAAAATTATTCGTTAAATAATGATTCTATGGTAAATATTTCAAGTTATCGGGATTGATAAATTATCGACAATATCAAATTTGTAAAAACGGAATCGGGTCCTGTCACAGATAAAAAATACACCGGTACCTTGTCGATACCGGTGATCTGTATTTATATTATTTATTGTAGAAATCGTTCTGCTTGTCGTATACTACCTGAGCGGTGTATTTCTTTATCGCATCAGAATTCTCTTTGATGTCTAACTCTTCGATCCAGCTGTCGATCTTTCCCTGGAACTCATCGCCCTTCATGTTCTGGAGAAGAGTATCATGATTATCAGAAGCATACTGTTCGCTGTTTTCAGTAATATCGCCCTTCATTACTATGTAATAGAAGCCGTCATCTTCATGAGCAGTTGCCTTACCGATCTCAAGTCCTTTGATGAATGTTGCAAGCTTTCCTTCATCGGTGTTTTTAGCTTCTTCACCCTGTCCGCCGAGATCGTACATTGTATCGTTATTGGGTTCTTCCGCAGCATCTTCACTGTCGGTAGCAGTCTCGTCTGATTCTTCATTTTCTGAAGGTGCTTCAGCTTCGTCTGCTGCGCTGTCTTCGGGAGCATCTACCTCAGTAACTGTATCAGATGAAGGCATAGGACCTACAACACCGTCTTCTGCAGTGCCGTCTTCATCGGAAGAAGTTGCTTCTTCAAGCTTAGCAGCTGCATATTCATTATACTCTTTTATAAGATTGTCAAATTCCTCATAGGAAAGACCTTCTGCTTTAGCAAGGTATTCATCACGAATTGCCTCGTTCTCTTTGTTTTCCTTTTCAGCTTCGGCTGAATCTTCTGCGTTGGATTTCTGTATCCTTATCGCCTTGTATCTTACGTAGTTATCCTCAACGTACTTCTTCATATCTGCATCGGTAACTGCTTCTACGCCGTCTGCTGCGTAATAGTAATCGAACAGTCTTGTACGCATTGTCTGAGCTTTGAGCACTGTTCTGATGGATTCTTTGGAAATTCCCTCTTCTTCCATCAGGTCTCCGCTGGCATCCCAGATGCTCTTTATATTGTCATTTATGCTCTTAAGTTCTTCATCGGTAAGCTCAAGACCCAGCTCATCGAACTTGTAGGTTATAGCAATGCATTCTTTTGTGTTCTTCCTTGCCTGCTCAACCAGATAATCACGGAGCTTCTGACCGTCTTTGTCACTGTCGAGGTCGATGATAGCCTGACCTGTTGTATAATAAGACATTGTCAGCTCATATGACATTTCGGAATACAGATTGTATATGTACACGCCTGCATTGACTTTTTCGCCGCCCTTATATGTCATAACATATCTTGTATCGGAACAGCCCGACATAGTAAACATCATAGCTGCAGCTGAAATTGCAGCAAATGCTTTTTTGATTTTATTCATTTTAATTCCAGATCCTTTCCTGCTTTTTTATGAAAACAGACTTTAACTTATACATTATACAACATTTATCCGTATAAGTCAAGAGCTGAATGAAACTTTTTGTATAAGTCTGTAAAAGTTTATAGGCTCACAGTAACGAGATATCTGTATCAAGTGTTATCCTTCTTCCGTTTGAGCGCAGTATGCCTTCGTCATTCAGACGTTTGATCTCACGCATCATGGCACTTCTGTCGCAGCAGATGTAATCCGCCAGTTCTGACAGTGATACGGGAAGTTTCTGCTGTATGCATTTCTTGGTATCAAGAAAAAAACAGAAAGCGGCGATGACCTTTTCGCGTATTGTACGCCGGCTGAGTATATCTATATGGGCTGCGTATCTGCGGGCTGCTCCTCCGATGATACTGTCTATGAAAATACTGTGTCTGCTGCATTTTTTATCACAGCCGTCGAGAAGTTTGTTATAGCTTAAATATGCTACACTGCAGGCACTGCCTGCGATAGCACAGCAGGCATCAAGTCCTATTTTCGGGAAAACTCCACAGCCGAAGGAATCGCCTTTGCGGCAGATATCGAGTATGCTTTTCTGACCGTCACTGCTGATATTGACTATCAGCACTGTACCCTCGGTTACTATCGCTGTTTCAGTTAAAGTATTGCTGAGATTTACGACTATCATCTCGCCTTTTGAATATTTGTGGGTATGAGCGCCCAGACACTCAGCGGGACTTCCCTCTTTATCTGCCGAATATACGTATCGTGTAATTATTTCACTCATGTTTCTCACTCCATAATGTGATGAAATTTCAAAATAGATACTACATCTTGTATTATATCACATTATTGTTGCTTTTGCAACAGACATTCACATTTTTTTGTAGTATAATCAAAACTACCGATATTATTGAGTGATATTATGACATTGTGACTTATTCGGAGGAATATAAGATGAAGATAATAAAAAGAAACGGCGCTGAGGAAGTATTTGATCAGGCTAAGATAATTAATGCTATAAAAAAAGCAAATGCAGCAGGTGAAAAAGGCAGGATAAGCGATGAAGAGATAGCCGATGTCACCGATTACGTTGAATACAAATGCAACAAACTGGGCAGAGCTGTAACCGTTGAAGAGATACAGGATATGGTAGAGAACCAGCTTATGGCAAAAGGTGCTTTCGAGCTGGCTAGGAGGTATGTAAGATACCGTTACACCCGTTCTCTCGTAAGAAAGACCAACACCACCGATAACAAAATACTCAGCCTTATCGAGTGCGCAAACGAAGAGGTCAAGCAGGAAAACTCCAATAAGAACCCTGCTGTCAACAGTGTACAGCGTGACTATATGGCAGGCGAAGTCAGCCGTGACCTTACAAAAAGGCTTCTCCTTCCCCCCGATATTGTTGAGGCTCACGAGGCAGGCATAATCCATTTTCATGATACGGATTATTATGCACAGCATATGCACAACTGTGACCTTGTCAATCTCGAAGATATGCTGCAGAACGGTACTGTTATCAGTGAGACACTTATTGAGAAACCTCACAGTTTTTCCACTGCCTGCAATATCGCTACACAGATAATCGCCCAGGTAGCTTCAAATCAGTACGGCGGACAAAGCATCAGCCTTGCTCATCTAGCGCCTTTCGTTCAGATATCCAGAGTCAAGATACGCAAGGAGCTTGAGGTCGAGATGGCAAAGCTGGGTGTTACACCTACTCAGGAAAAGCTTGAAATGATAACCGAAGAAAGGTTGCGCAGAGAGATAACCAGAGGTGTACAGACGATACAGTATCAGGTCGTTACTCTGCTGACTACCAATGGACAGGCACCTTTTGTTACTGTGTTCATGTATCTTAATGAAGCTAAGAACGAGCAGGAAAAGAAAGACCTTGCAATGATAATCGAGGAGACCCTGAAACAGCGTGCCGAAGGCGTTAAGAACGAATCAGGAGTATGGGTCACTCCTGCCTTTCCGAAACTGATATATGTGCTTGAAGAGGATAACATCGATGAGGGCACGCCTTACTTCTACCTGACTAAGCTTGCTGCTAAATGTACTGCAAAGCGTATGGTGCCCGATTATATCTCAGAGAAGGTTATGAAGAAGCTGAAAGTCGATAAAAACGGTGAGGGACACTGCTATACCTGCATGGGATGCAGAAGTTTCCTGACACCTTATATAGATGAAAACGGCAAGCCTAAGTATTACGGACGCTTCAACCAGGGCGTTGTTACGATAAATCTTGTTGATATCGCGCTTTCAAGCTCAAAGAATATGGAGAACTTCTGGAAGATATTCGATGACAGGCTGGAGCTCTGTTACAGAGCACTGATGTGCAGACACGAACGTCTTAAAGGTACACTTTCAGATGCTGCACCGATACTGTGGCAGTACGGTGCGCTGGCACGACTTAAAAAGGGTGAAACGATAGACAAACTGCTGTTTGGCGGTTATTCGACTATATCTCTTGGATATGCGGGACTTTACGAGTGCGTGAAGTACATGACAGGCAAGAGCCACACCGACCCGGAAGCAAAGCCTTTCGCACTGGAGATAATGCAGCACATGAATGATGCCTGCAAGAAGTGGAAAGAAAAAGAGAACATCGATTTCTCAATATATGGAACTCCCCTTGAATCGACTACTTACAAGTTCGCAAGATGTCTGCAAAAGAGGTTTGGTATCGTCGAGGGTATTACCGACAAGAGCTACATCACAAACAGCTATCATGTCCATGTGACCGAGCAGATCGATGCTTTCACAAAGCTGAAATTCGAAAGCGAGTTCCAGCATCTCTCTCCCGGCGGTGCAATAAGCTATGTAGAAGTTCCCAATATGCAGAAAAATATTCCTGCTGTGCTGAAAGTTATCAGATTCATCTACGATAATATAATGTACGCTGAACTGAATACCAAGAGCGACTACTGCCAGGTATGCGGATTTGACGGCGAGATACAGATCGTTGAAGATGACGGCAAGCTTATCTGGGAGTGTCCTCAGTGCCACAACCGCGACCAAAACAAGATGAACGTTGCAAGACGTACCTGCGGTTACATCGGCACACAGTACTGGAACCAGGGAAGAACACAGGAAATTCGAGACAGAGTTCTGCACCTGTGATAATATATCGGGATACGGGAGATAAGGTATGGTAGAGCTAAGACCTGTTGACAAGAACAATATCGATGATGTGCTGACTCTGGAAGTTCATGAATACCAGAAAAGCTATGTTTCAACTGTGGCAGAATCTTTGGCACAGGCTTATGTCTATAATGATAATGCATACCCATTTGCGGTGTACAGCGGCGATGAAATAGTCGGATTCATAATGATGGGCTACTACGAGGTCAAGCAATATTACACTTTGTGGAAATTCCTCATAGATAAAGACCATCAGCGCAGGGGCTATGGCAGACAGGCACTCGCTCTTGGAATAAAATTCCTCAAAGACAGGTTCGATGTCGATTCTGTTTATACAGGAGTAGTTCCAGGCAATGCAGTCGCAAACCGATTGTACCGTTCGGTAGGATTCGTACCCACCGGGCTTATCGAACTTGGAATGGAAGAGATGCGACTTGTACTTTCACAGGAAGGACAGTGAGCAAATGTACTATGGTGAGATAAAAAACTGCGATATCGCGGACGGCATAGGCGTAAGAGTCAGTCTTTTTGTTTCGGGGTGCAGACACCACTGTGAGGGCT from Ruminococcus albus AD2013 includes:
- a CDS encoding LacI family DNA-binding transcriptional regulator, encoding MKKPVTLIDIAKACNTSNVTVSKALADKSGVSDELRAKIKQVAEEMGYVPSKTVTSRKKSNIGVLIPEKYVGLSGSFYWTLYNSLVQRLKRENLYCVIENLEYKDEENLVLPNIVTDRKISALISLGEISHVYAQNLSENVEHLILLDYYVPGLKVDSIVTNGYNGGYKLANYLISLGHRRIGFIGSKKATSSIFDRYMGYLKALIEHDLEIRDDWIIDDRDKYSDPIDLVFPDDMPTAFVCNCDEVAFQTIKQLREHGYSVPEDVSVVGYDNYLISEVSDPTITTISIDAEYMAELTVNTLIQRLNDPSTIYRMRTIEGDLVIKNSVLPLNR
- a CDS encoding Crp/Fnr family transcriptional regulator, encoding MSEIITRYVYSADKEGSPAECLGAHTHKYSKGEMIVVNLSNTLTETAIVTEGTVLIVNISSDGQKSILDICRKGDSFGCGVFPKIGLDACCAIAGSACSVAYLSYNKLLDGCDKKCSRHSIFIDSIIGGAARRYAAHIDILSRRTIREKVIAAFCFFLDTKKCIQQKLPVSLSELADYICCDRSAMMREIKRLNDEGILRSNGRRITLDTDISLL
- the nrdD gene encoding anaerobic ribonucleoside-triphosphate reductase produces the protein MKIIKRNGAEEVFDQAKIINAIKKANAAGEKGRISDEEIADVTDYVEYKCNKLGRAVTVEEIQDMVENQLMAKGAFELARRYVRYRYTRSLVRKTNTTDNKILSLIECANEEVKQENSNKNPAVNSVQRDYMAGEVSRDLTKRLLLPPDIVEAHEAGIIHFHDTDYYAQHMHNCDLVNLEDMLQNGTVISETLIEKPHSFSTACNIATQIIAQVASNQYGGQSISLAHLAPFVQISRVKIRKELEVEMAKLGVTPTQEKLEMITEERLRREITRGVQTIQYQVVTLLTTNGQAPFVTVFMYLNEAKNEQEKKDLAMIIEETLKQRAEGVKNESGVWVTPAFPKLIYVLEEDNIDEGTPYFYLTKLAAKCTAKRMVPDYISEKVMKKLKVDKNGEGHCYTCMGCRSFLTPYIDENGKPKYYGRFNQGVVTINLVDIALSSSKNMENFWKIFDDRLELCYRALMCRHERLKGTLSDAAPILWQYGALARLKKGETIDKLLFGGYSTISLGYAGLYECVKYMTGKSHTDPEAKPFALEIMQHMNDACKKWKEKENIDFSIYGTPLESTTYKFARCLQKRFGIVEGITDKSYITNSYHVHVTEQIDAFTKLKFESEFQHLSPGGAISYVEVPNMQKNIPAVLKVIRFIYDNIMYAELNTKSDYCQVCGFDGEIQIVEDDGKLIWECPQCHNRDQNKMNVARRTCGYIGTQYWNQGRTQEIRDRVLHL
- a CDS encoding GNAT family N-acetyltransferase — its product is MVELRPVDKNNIDDVLTLEVHEYQKSYVSTVAESLAQAYVYNDNAYPFAVYSGDEIVGFIMMGYYEVKQYYTLWKFLIDKDHQRRGYGRQALALGIKFLKDRFDVDSVYTGVVPGNAVANRLYRSVGFVPTGLIELGMEEMRLVLSQEGQ